The following are from one region of the Nocardioides marmotae genome:
- a CDS encoding RNA polymerase sigma factor, with translation MSDEPEASDPGARLVRGALRAGDQDAFAELFRGHADAVFTLAHRLTGSWAAAEDVTSETFLAAWRGRARIADDDRPLRPWLLGIAAHQAMNVRRGARRRLGFLARRPGPGVVEDFADEAVSRLDDAATLARAAEAVRLLPAHEATVLGLCVWSGLSYAEAADALGVPVGTVRSRLSRARARLRELSEPPGATSDPDHLRAIRGARR, from the coding sequence ATGAGCGATGAACCCGAGGCGTCGGATCCCGGCGCACGGCTGGTGCGCGGCGCCCTCCGGGCGGGGGACCAGGACGCGTTCGCGGAGCTGTTCCGCGGCCACGCCGACGCCGTCTTCACCCTGGCCCACCGGCTGACCGGCAGCTGGGCTGCAGCGGAGGACGTCACCTCCGAGACCTTCCTCGCCGCGTGGCGAGGGCGGGCGCGGATCGCCGACGACGACCGGCCGCTGCGGCCCTGGCTGCTGGGCATCGCCGCCCACCAGGCGATGAACGTACGACGCGGTGCGCGGCGTCGGCTCGGGTTCCTCGCCCGCCGCCCGGGCCCGGGCGTGGTCGAGGACTTCGCCGACGAGGCCGTCAGCCGGCTCGACGACGCCGCCACCCTCGCCCGGGCCGCCGAGGCCGTGCGGCTGCTGCCCGCCCACGAGGCGACGGTGCTGGGCCTCTGCGTCTGGTCGGGGCTCAGCTACGCCGAGGCGGCCGACGCCCTCGGCGTACCGGTCGGCACCGTGCGCTCCCGGCTCTCCCGCGCCCGAGCCCGGCTGCGCGAGCTGAGCGAGCCACCCGGCGCCACCTCCGACCCCGACCACCTGCGAGCCATTCGAGGAGCCCGGCGATGA
- a CDS encoding rhodanese-like domain-containing protein — translation MREIDIDQAAAALEEGAVVIDVREPDEYREGHLPGAINIPMTRLTARLDELDPSRPVHVVCASGNRSSAMTDVLVAAGFDAVNVAGGTAAWVRSGRPTEK, via the coding sequence ATGCGCGAGATCGACATCGACCAGGCAGCAGCGGCCCTCGAGGAGGGCGCCGTCGTCATCGACGTCCGCGAGCCCGACGAGTACCGCGAGGGCCACCTCCCCGGCGCGATCAACATCCCGATGACCCGGCTGACGGCGCGTCTGGACGAGCTCGACCCCAGCCGTCCGGTCCACGTCGTGTGCGCCTCGGGCAACCGCAGCAGCGCCATGACCGACGTCCTGGTCGCGGCCGGCTTCGACGCCGTCAACGTCGCCGGCGGCACCGCCGCCTGGGTCCGGTCCGGCCGGCCGACCGAGAAGTGA
- a CDS encoding CU044_5270 family protein: protein MNHHDTDLRELRDQLPPPRPITLSEAHRRSLEHRTRTAILRSDRRRAAVGTVAPLALVAACAATVVALLATALPGGTSPSTEPDPRPVAAAPAAASRLLSIAETASRRAAPVVGQDQFIYVRSAVLANEGRFGEAPVLGEVHEREVWFGQDPGVRGGDANLIRELGQDWPIVTYGPDPAGARRPTYAWLAALPTDPDRLLDELEPLAVPVDGQEPEQAVFDLMTGLVRETFLPPDLAGALMRAARLIPGVVLEPGAQDAIGRRGVGISRTDERFRTRTVWVLDPATGRLLGTRDHMIGPDGKAVLYGATAVLERAVVDRAGQRPSGAGRA, encoded by the coding sequence ATGAACCACCACGACACCGACCTGCGCGAGCTCCGCGACCAGCTCCCGCCGCCGCGGCCGATCACGCTCTCCGAGGCGCACCGACGCTCGCTCGAGCACCGGACACGGACCGCGATCCTCCGCTCGGACCGCCGCCGCGCCGCGGTCGGCACGGTCGCCCCGCTGGCCCTCGTCGCCGCGTGCGCGGCCACGGTCGTGGCGCTGCTGGCCACCGCCCTGCCCGGAGGTACGTCGCCGTCGACCGAGCCCGACCCGCGCCCGGTCGCGGCGGCTCCGGCCGCGGCCTCCCGGCTGCTGAGCATCGCCGAGACGGCCAGCCGGCGCGCCGCGCCGGTGGTCGGGCAGGACCAGTTCATCTACGTGCGCAGCGCCGTCCTCGCCAACGAGGGCCGCTTCGGCGAGGCACCGGTGCTGGGGGAGGTGCACGAGCGCGAGGTGTGGTTCGGCCAGGACCCCGGCGTTCGCGGGGGCGACGCGAACCTCATCCGCGAGCTCGGCCAGGACTGGCCGATCGTCACCTACGGCCCCGACCCCGCGGGCGCCCGCCGGCCGACGTACGCCTGGCTCGCCGCGCTGCCCACCGACCCCGACCGGCTGCTCGACGAGCTCGAACCGCTGGCGGTGCCGGTCGACGGGCAGGAGCCGGAGCAGGCCGTCTTCGACCTGATGACCGGCCTGGTCCGCGAGACGTTCCTGCCGCCGGACCTCGCGGGTGCGCTGATGCGCGCCGCCCGGCTGATCCCCGGAGTGGTCCTCGAGCCTGGCGCGCAGGACGCGATCGGCCGGCGCGGGGTCGGCATCAGCCGCACCGACGAGCGGTTCCGCACCCGGACGGTGTGGGTCCTCGACCCGGCCACCGGCCGGCTGCTCGGCACGCGCGACCACATGATCGGCCCCGACGGGAAGGCGGTGCTCTACGGCGCCACGGCCGTCCTCGAGCGCGCGGTCGTGGACCGGGCCGGCCAGCGGCCGTCCGGCGCTGGACGCGCCTGA
- a CDS encoding dihydrofolate reductase family protein: protein MRTLVITAFMSLDGVMEAPGGEPGHRSTGWTVRDIEHDPAVYELKGREQDEAGAMLLGRRSYEAFAPVWPTMTEDFAGYNAMPRYVVSTTLAEDDPRWPARILRSLDDVAALKETEGGPLIVHGSATLGHGLAEAGLVDRYHLLVFPVLLGAGKRLFSEADRDKTMLDVRESETYGNGITKIVADVRR from the coding sequence GTGCGCACCCTCGTCATCACCGCCTTCATGTCCCTCGACGGCGTCATGGAGGCGCCCGGCGGGGAGCCCGGCCACCGCAGCACCGGGTGGACCGTCCGGGACATCGAGCACGACCCGGCGGTCTACGAGCTCAAGGGCCGCGAGCAGGACGAGGCCGGCGCGATGCTGCTGGGCCGGCGCAGCTACGAGGCGTTCGCGCCGGTCTGGCCGACGATGACCGAGGACTTCGCGGGCTACAACGCGATGCCGCGGTACGTCGTCTCCACCACCCTCGCCGAGGACGACCCGCGCTGGCCGGCGAGGATCCTGCGCTCGCTGGACGACGTGGCCGCTCTCAAGGAGACCGAGGGCGGGCCGCTCATCGTCCACGGCAGCGCCACTCTCGGCCACGGTCTGGCCGAGGCCGGCCTCGTCGACCGCTACCACCTGCTGGTCTTCCCGGTGCTCCTCGGCGCCGGCAAGCGGCTCTTCAGCGAGGCCGACCGGGACAAGACGATGCTCGACGTGCGCGAGAGCGAGACCTACGGCAACGGGATCACCAAGATCGTCGCCGACGTTCGCCGCTGA
- a CDS encoding MBL fold metallo-hydrolase → MTHPMDQHQTAAAGTAPLTVRTIETPSLGDRSYLVHDGEVAFVVDPQRDIDRVLQVLEDDGVRLTHVLETHLHNDYVTGGLALAEATGAAYLVNGADEVSFDRTPIGDNDVVEVGPRMRVRAIATPGHTFTHLSYALSTVVDGAEQPYAVFTGGSLLYGATGRPDLLGDQHTDALVRHQHASAHRLASELPDDAAVFPTHGFGSFCSATQSDATSSTIGREKRSNPVLTQDEETYVRELLAGLVAWPAYYAHMGPANAAGPAAPDLSPVREADAAELRRRIEAGEWVVDLRTRTAFAAGHAPGTLNFGLDGPFSTYLGWLIEWGTPLTLLGETPGDVATAQRELVRIGIDRPAAQATGGPEQWTEDGTLGSFPTATFADLAQVRHHREVVVLDVRRADEHAAGALDGALNIPLHELPRRVAEVPTGEVWVHCAGGYRAAVAASFIAAAGGRMPVAVDDSLDHAAPAGLRLVAPDGPRDAG, encoded by the coding sequence ATGACCCACCCCATGGACCAGCACCAGACCGCCGCCGCGGGCACTGCTCCCCTGACGGTCCGCACCATCGAGACCCCGTCGCTGGGCGACCGCAGCTACCTCGTCCACGACGGCGAGGTCGCCTTCGTGGTCGACCCGCAGCGCGACATCGACCGCGTCCTGCAGGTCCTGGAGGACGACGGTGTGCGCCTGACCCACGTCCTCGAGACCCACCTCCACAACGACTACGTCACCGGCGGCCTGGCCCTGGCCGAGGCGACCGGTGCGGCGTACCTGGTCAACGGCGCGGACGAGGTCTCCTTCGACCGCACCCCGATCGGCGACAACGACGTGGTCGAGGTCGGCCCGCGGATGCGGGTGCGGGCGATCGCCACCCCCGGCCACACCTTCACCCATCTCTCCTACGCGCTGTCCACCGTCGTGGACGGAGCCGAGCAGCCGTACGCCGTCTTCACCGGCGGCTCCCTGCTGTACGGCGCCACCGGCCGCCCCGACCTGCTCGGCGACCAGCACACCGACGCCCTGGTGCGCCACCAGCACGCCTCGGCGCACCGGCTGGCCAGCGAGCTCCCCGACGACGCCGCGGTCTTCCCGACCCACGGCTTCGGCTCGTTCTGCTCGGCCACCCAGTCCGACGCCACCAGCTCCACCATCGGCCGGGAGAAGCGGTCGAACCCCGTCCTCACCCAGGACGAGGAGACCTACGTCCGCGAGCTGCTCGCGGGCCTGGTCGCCTGGCCGGCCTACTACGCCCACATGGGCCCGGCCAACGCCGCCGGCCCCGCCGCGCCCGACCTGTCCCCGGTCCGCGAGGCCGACGCCGCCGAGCTGCGCCGACGCATCGAGGCCGGCGAGTGGGTCGTGGACCTGCGCACCCGCACCGCGTTCGCCGCCGGGCACGCCCCCGGCACGCTCAACTTCGGCCTCGACGGCCCGTTCTCGACGTACCTGGGCTGGCTCATCGAGTGGGGCACGCCCCTCACGCTGCTCGGCGAGACCCCCGGGGACGTCGCCACCGCCCAGCGCGAGCTGGTCCGGATCGGGATCGACCGGCCCGCCGCCCAGGCGACCGGCGGCCCCGAGCAGTGGACCGAGGACGGCACGCTCGGGAGCTTCCCGACCGCGACCTTCGCCGACCTCGCGCAGGTGCGCCACCACCGCGAGGTGGTCGTCCTCGACGTCCGGCGCGCCGACGAGCACGCCGCGGGCGCCCTGGACGGCGCGCTGAACATCCCCCTGCACGAGCTCCCCCGCCGCGTCGCGGAGGTCCCGACCGGCGAGGTGTGGGTGCACTGCGCGGGCGGCTACCGCGCCGCGGTCGCCGCCTCGTTCATCGCCGCCGCCGGTGGCCGGATGCCGGTCGCGGTCGACGACTCCCTCGACCACGCCGCGCCGGCCGGGCTCCGGCTCGTCGCACCGGACGGACCCCGGGACGCCGGCTGA
- a CDS encoding metal-sensitive transcriptional regulator, which produces MDLEPTDIKPIITRMKRANGHLASVIKMMEEGSDCESVLTQLAAVNKALSRAGYAIVATGLQQCLTDTDDGLDGVDVKKMEKLFLALA; this is translated from the coding sequence ATGGACCTCGAGCCCACCGACATCAAGCCGATCATCACGCGGATGAAGCGCGCCAACGGGCACCTGGCCAGCGTCATCAAGATGATGGAGGAGGGCTCGGACTGCGAGTCGGTCCTCACCCAGCTCGCCGCGGTCAACAAGGCGCTGTCCCGGGCCGGGTACGCCATCGTCGCCACCGGCCTGCAGCAGTGCCTGACCGACACCGACGACGGCCTCGACGGCGTCGACGTCAAGAAGATGGAGAAGCTCTTCCTCGCCCTCGCCTGA
- a CDS encoding sulfite exporter TauE/SafE family protein, which translates to MTLVLALLAGALIGLSLGALGGGGSILAVPVLVYLLDQSPAQATTGSLVVVGVTSLVAAVTAHRAGRALVARGVVFGLVATGGAVAGAKAAAHVDEDVLLAAFAALMLLVGGLMATRQLRHRRGTGPAEPDAPAPQLDDPIITFRPTFACACPRALKVLVTATVVGALTGFLGVGGGFLVVPALLLALALPMDKAAGTSLVVITITSATALAVRAGSGPAPDWTAVLALTGASAATAVLGARLAGRIGTRRLQTGFTVLVLLVALYTATRAVLALT; encoded by the coding sequence ATGACGCTGGTCCTCGCGCTCCTGGCCGGTGCGCTGATCGGGCTGTCCCTCGGGGCGCTCGGTGGCGGCGGCTCGATCCTGGCGGTGCCGGTCCTGGTCTACCTGTTGGACCAGTCCCCGGCCCAGGCGACCACCGGCTCGCTCGTGGTCGTCGGGGTCACCTCGCTGGTCGCGGCGGTCACCGCCCACCGCGCCGGCCGCGCGTTGGTCGCGCGCGGTGTCGTGTTCGGCCTCGTCGCCACCGGCGGCGCGGTCGCCGGCGCCAAGGCCGCCGCCCACGTCGACGAGGACGTGCTGCTCGCCGCGTTCGCCGCCCTGATGCTGCTCGTCGGCGGCCTGATGGCCACCCGGCAGCTCCGCCACCGGCGCGGCACGGGGCCGGCGGAGCCCGACGCCCCGGCCCCGCAGCTCGACGACCCGATCATCACCTTCCGACCGACCTTCGCCTGCGCGTGCCCCCGGGCGCTCAAGGTGCTGGTGACCGCCACCGTCGTGGGAGCGCTGACCGGGTTCCTCGGGGTCGGCGGCGGCTTCCTCGTCGTCCCCGCGCTGCTCCTCGCGCTCGCGCTGCCGATGGACAAGGCGGCCGGCACCTCGCTGGTCGTCATCACCATCACCAGCGCCACCGCGCTGGCCGTCCGCGCGGGCTCCGGGCCCGCCCCCGACTGGACCGCCGTGCTCGCACTGACCGGCGCCTCGGCCGCCACCGCCGTCCTCGGGGCCCGCCTCGCCGGCCGGATCGGGACCAGGCGGCTCCAGACCGGCTTCACCGTCCTCGTCCTGCTCGTCGCGCTCTACACCGCGACCCGCGCGGTCCTCGCGCTCACCTGA